CTTCTATAACTCGGTCAGCCTCAACGCGCTGTTCAGCCAAAGCCCTCGCCTGCATATCTTGTTTCGCATGGGTCATAGAGTCACGCAGCATATTCGCCACTTCGTCGTCGCTTAAACCATAAGAAGGCTTGACTTGGATTTCTGACTGAACACCGGTGCTTTTTTCCATCGCAGTAACAGAAAGCAGACCATCTGCATCGACTTGGTAGGTGACACGAATGTGTGCTGCGCCTGCCGCCATAGCCGGGATACCTTTGAGAGAAAAACGCGCCAGTGAGCGACAGTCATCAACCATTTCACGCTCGCCCTGAACCACATGAACACTCATTGCCGTTTGACCATCTTTAAAGGTAGTAAACTCTTGAGCACGTGCGACAGGGATAGTGGTATTGCGCGGTACGATTTTCTCGACCAAACCACCCATGGTTTCGATACCAAGCGAGAGTGGGATCACGTCGAGTAGCAACATTTCTGAATCAGGCTTGTTACCAACCAAAATATCGGCTTGAATGCCCGCCCCAATCGCAACCACTTCGTCAGGGTTGATGCTCGTCAATGGAGTGCGGCCAAAGAACTCACCCACCATTTCGCGTACCAGTAGAGTACGGGTTGAGCCACCGACCATCACCACTTCTAAAACTTCTTCCGTATCAACCTCTGCATCTTTTAGTGCACGGCGACAAGACATCAGTGTTTTCTTGACCAGCGGACGGATCAGCGCTTCAAACTCTTGGCGAGAGACTTTACCGGACCAACCCAATACATCGACGTCAACTTCATCCTGTTGAGAAAACGCGATTTTGGTTTTGGTAGCCACATTGAGAACTACGCGATGCTGCTCTGAAGTAAGAGGAGTTGCCACTGCTGACTTTTCTACCAAATAATCGGCCAATAGATGGTCAAAATCATCACCACCTAAAGCAGAATCACCGCCTGTTGCCAGCACCTCAAACACACCTTTTGATAGACGCAAAATCGAAATATCAAAAGTACCACCGCCTAAATCATAAACGGCAATAACGCCCTCTTGACCCGAGTCAAGCCCATAGGCTATTGCGGCCGCTGTCGGCTCGTTCAATAAACGCAACACATGCAAGCCAGCAAGCTTGGCTGCATCTTTAGTTCCTGCACGTTGAGCGTCATCAAAATAAGCAGGGACAGTAATGACTGCTCCAGCAAGCTCCCCGCCAAGCGTCTGCTCCGCGCGTTGACTCAATGCACGTAAAATGTCAGCTGACACTTCAATCGGGTTTTTCGCTCCTGCCGCGGTTTGGATAACCGGCAAACCATTGTCACTGGTTGTGAATTGGTAAGGTAAGTTGGGGTAACGAGCTTGAATGTCGCTCAAAGATCTTCCCAACAGGCGCTTTACAGAAATGATCGTATTGTCAGGATCGGTTTCAGCTTTGGCTTTGGCAGCCTCACCAACTATTGACGACTGCTCAGAATAGTTGACGACAGAAGGCAGTAGGCTCTGACCTTGCTCGTCTTTTAAAGTGTTAGCGTCACCACTACGAACCGATGCAACCAATGAGTTGGTGGTACCTAAGTCGATACCAACTGCAAGTTTGTGCTCGTGTGGCGCCGAGCTTTGGCCCGGCTCTGCAATTTGAAGTAATGCCATGATGACCCTTGTTGTTTACTAGCCGAGAAGCTTCTCTTCGACTAGCTCAATTTCATGTTTTAGTTTGGCAATAAATTTTAATTTGCGTACTCGGTCCGCCGCTTGAGACCAATCGGCTTGATCGAGATCGTGTTCGACGTCGGCCAATTGTTGTTTAAACATCTTGGAGACTTTGGCTTCAAAATCAAACAGCGCAGTTTCTGGATCAGCACTCGAAGCGATCGATTCTAGTTCTTCACGCAGTTCCATCTGCTGCATCAAGAACATAGGATCCTGCATGGTTTGCTGTTCACCGCGAATTTCGACACCGTGTTCAGCGAGTAAATACTCGGCACGAGAAATCGGATTTTTCAATGTTTGATAGGCATCGTTTATCTGTGCTGCTTTTTGCACCGCCATCAATCGATCGCGTTCTGAGGCACTGGCAAACTTGTCCGGATGAAACTGCATCTGCAATTGACGGAACTGAGAAGAAAGAAGGCTACCATCCAGCGAAAACTGACGTGGTAGCCCAAATAACTCAAAGTAATTCATGCTGAATTCGGTCCTTGGTAATCTACCAGCAGGTCAAGCCTACTGGCGCTCTCAATTAAACGTTGAAGCTCTCACCACAACCACATTCGCTTTTCGCATTTGGGTTATTAAATTCAAACCCTTCGTTCAAGCCTTCTTTGACATAATCAAGCTCGGTACCATCGAGATAGACCAAACTCTTCTGATCGATAATGACTTTGACACCTTCGTGCTCGAAGACTTGATCTTCTTCATTTAATTCATCGACAAACTCTAAAACATAAGCCATACCAGAACAGCCCGTCGTTTTTACACCCAAGCGTAAACCGATACCTTTGCCTCGGTTATCTAGGAATGATTTAACGCGACTTGCCGCGGCTTCTGTCATTGTGATGGCCATACTGCACCTTAGTTTGTCTTTTACGAATGGAATGGGAGAACGAAGCTCCCATTATATACAGATTACTTGTTATTGGTGTTTTTTCTTGTAGTCAGCAACCGCTGCTTTAATTGCATCTTCAGCAAGAATAGAGCAGTGAACCTTTACAGGAGGGAGCTCAAGCTCTTCTGCAATTTCTGAGTTTTTGATTGCCGCTGCATCATCAATACTCTTGCCCTTCACCCACTCTGTTACTAGTGAGCTCGATGCAATCGCGCTACCACAACCGTAAGTTTTGAATTTCGCATCTTCGATAATGCCTTCTGGTGTGACCTTAATTTGCAGCTTCATTACGTCACCACAAGCTGGTGCACCCACCATACCGCTACCAACGCTTGGGTCTTCTTTATCAAATGAACCGACATTGCGTGGGTTCTCGTAGTGATCAATTACTTTTTCGCTATATGCCATGATATTTACCTCGAATCCTCTATTTATATCCTTGGAACCAGACGCGCTATTAGTGGTGTGCCCACTCAACAGTGCTTAGGTCGATTCCCTCTTTGTACATATCCCATAGAGGAGACATGTCTCGCAGCTTAATCACTGCAGTACGAATTTGTTCAATTGCATAGTCAATCTCTTCTTCGGTAGTAAAGCGACCGAAAGAGAAACGGACCGAACTGTGTGCCAATTCATCATCCAAACCTAGCGCTCGTAAAACATACGAAGGCTCAAGACTGGCTGAAGTACATGCACTACCAGAAGAAACCGCAAGATCTTTCAATGACATCAATAGTGACTCACCTTCAACAAACGCAAAGCTTACGTTCAAGTTGTGCGGAACTCGCTGCTCCAAGTCACCGTTAACGGTCACAGCTTCTAGATCTTTAACGCCATCCAACAGACGATTGCGTAATGCTAGTGCGTGCTCAAAATCTTTCTGCATATCTTCTTTAGCAATGCGGAATGCTTCGCCCATGCCGACAATCTGATGGGTTGGCAGTGTGCCCGAACGGAAACCACGCTCATGTCCACCACCGTGCATTTGCGCCTCTAGACGAATACGTGGCTTACGACGAACATAAAGGGCACCGATGCCTTTAGGGCCGTACGCTTTATGAGCTGACAGTGAAATCAAGTCAACTTTCATCTCTTGGACGTCAATAGGCAATTTGCCCGCTGACTGAGCGGCATCGACATGGAAAACAATTTTGTTTTCGCGACATAGCTCGCCAATTGAGGCGATATCTTGGATGACACCAATCTCGTTGTTCACATGCATAATCGACACAAGAACCGTGTCTTCACGCATTGCATCTTTTAGCTTGTTGAGATCGATCAGGCCATTGGATTCAGGCTCAAGATAGGTGACTTCGAAGCCTTCTCGCTCTAATTGGCGACATGGGTCCAGCACAGCTTTGTGCTCAGTTTTGCAGGTGATAATGTGCTTACCTTTCTTCGAATAGAAGTGGGCTGCACCTTTAATCGCCAAGTTGTCAGACTCGGTGGCTCCAGAAGTGAACACGATCTCGCGCGGATCGGCATTGAGCAAATCAGCAATTTGTTCGCGGGCTGTATCAACCGCTTCTTCTGCCTGCCAGCCGTAACGATGTGAACGTGACGCTGGGTTACCAAACGTACCATCCATAGTCATGTACTGAACCATTTTTTCAGCCACTCGCGGATCAACTGGACAGGTCGCTGAATAATCTAGATAAATAGGCAGTTTCATTCTCTACTCCAATGTAACAGGCAGACCGCTTAAGAGCGGACGTTCACACCGATGGGTGCAGTGTGTGTATTTTTATTAGCGAACCCATTATTAACAACAAGCTCAAGGTCTTGTCGGTCAGAAATCTCTAGGACTTCATTGTCTTTCATTAGCTCTCCGAGAGTAATGTTGTTCAAGAAGTCACTGATGCGTGAGCTCAAATCACGCCATAGCGTATGCGTTAGACAACGAGAGCCACCTTGACAGTCTCCCTTGCCGTTACACTTAGTAGCATCGACAGACTCGTCTACCGCAGCAATTACGGTACCGATAGCAATTGAGTGTGCGTCTTCGCCTAAACGGTAACCACCGCCTGGTCCACGAACACTCGTTACTAAACCAGCTTTGCGTAACTTAGAGAAAAGCTGTTCTAGATAAGATAGTGAAATCCCTTGTCGCTCTGAAATATCAGCCAGAGGAACAGGAGTTTGTTGTGAGTGCAGAGCCACATCTAACATGGCTGTCACTGCATATCTTCCTTTAGATGTAAGTCTCATATAACACCATATCCACATCGTTTATGTGGTAGGAATTCTCACATACCTGAGTAAAATGGTCAAGTATTTAATTGACTAAAACAGTCAGGTATTTAACCCCACATCAAAAAAGGATAATTACTTGTCGGCGAGACGCTTCTCTATGGCTGTTAAAACACCACGTAGAATATTCAATTCTTGTGCTTCAGGGCGAGCGCGACTAAACAAACGGCGCAGCTTATTCATTACTTTGCCTGGTTGTTCTTCACTGATGAACTGGGTCTTCTTAGCGACTTTTTCAAGATGCTGGAAGAACAATTCTAAATCTTTGTGACGCGGATACTCGACCGGTTCCGAAGGCGCGTATTGACGCTGTTGGTGATCTAGATAAGCTATACGCACTTCATAGCTTAGGGTTTGCACCGCCATTGCTAAGTTCAACGAACTGTACTCAGGATTGGCCGGAATGCAAACATGATAGTGACACGTCTGCAGCTCTTCGTTAGTAAGCCCCGTACGTTCTCTTCCAAACACTAAAGCGACAGGGCTATTCTGGCCTTCCTCAACAAACTTAACACCGCAGGCGCGAGGCTCGAGCATTGGCCAATCTAACGTGCGAGAACGAGCGCTTGAACCGACCACTAGTGAGCAATCGGCCACTGCGTCGGCTAAGCTAGCGACAACCGTTGCGTTTTGAGCGATATCAGCAGCGCCGGAAGCTAGAGCAAGTGCCTGCTCATCAACCTGACATTGAGGATCGACCAATACTAAGTTCGACAACCCCATCACTTTCATGGCACGTGCCGCTGAGCCAATATTTCCGGAGTGTGAAGTCCCAACCAGGACCACTTTGACGTTGTCGAGCATGATAAAATCCTAACACTAAATCTGAAGCAGCAAGATAGTATCATATACCTGAGTAAAATGGTCAGACCCTTGAGACTAAAAAAACCGACGCACAAAAATTAACCACTTCCATTTGGCTGTTATTCTGGTATACTCCCGGCCGTTTTTCTGTTCTTTAACATCCGTTGGGAAATTAGTATGCATCCAATGCTCAATATCGCTATTCGTGCTGCACGAAAAGCTGGCAACCATATTGCTAAATCTTTAGAAAATGCTGAGAAGATCGAATCGACTCAGAAAGGCACGAATGACTTTGTTACTAACGTAGACAAAGAAGCGGAAACTATCATCATCGATACGATCAAGGCGTCATACCCTGATCACTCGATCGTTGCCGAGGAAAATGGCGTTATCGAAGGTAAAGATAGCGACGTACAATGGATCATCGACCCACTGGATGGCACCACAAACTTTGTTAAAGGTTTGCCTCACTTCTCTGTATCTATCGCTGTTCGCATCAAAGGCAAAACTGAAGTTGCATGTGTCTACGACCCAATGCTAAACGAGCTATTCACTGCACAACGTGGTGCTGGTGCTCAGTTAAACAACGCTCGTATTCGCGTTAAGCAGCTAAAAGACCTTCAAGGCACCGTTCTGGCAACAGGATTCCCATACAAACAGAAGCAGCACTCTGAGTCTTACTTCAAGATCATGTCTTCTCTATTTGTAGATTGTGCAGACTTCCGTCGCACAGGTTCTGCAGCTCTAGACCTATGTTACCTAGCCGCCAGCCGTGTCGACGGCTTTTTCGAACTTGGACTAAAACCATGGGATATCGCAGCAGGTGAGCTGATCGCTCGTGAAGCTGGTGCGATTGTTACTGACTTCGCTGGCGGTACCGAGTACATGAAGTCAGGCAATGTTGTTGCCTCTAGCGCTCGTGGTGTAAAAAGCATTCTGAAAACCATTCGTGAAAATGGTAACGAAGCTATTCTTAAATAAGACATATCACTATCGAAATCAATAATTTGAGCCCACCGACGAAGGTGGGCTTTTTTGTACTCGAAGATCGCAATGCCCCTTTATCCCTCGTTGTCTCCCCCTTGCTTTTCACTGAATGACAACTCAGTCGTTTTGCAGCGTTTTAACAAAGAACTATCTAGGCTTATATCCAAAATAACAACACTCGAATGTGGTCAAATCTCTGTTTTGGGAGTAGGTGTACGATATGAGTTTGGAGTCAATTAGGCGAAGCTGGCAATTTAACTACTCACTTCGCGTATTCTTTGGATACTGCGAAATCCTTTGCTTCACAGAGAAACATGCGCCATACGCACATTGATTGCGCCTAGTCTGGAACAATCGAGATATGACATTGGTGGAGAAATTCGAAAGCTTCGCCCTAACACGCACTGTTTTTGGTGAATCGAGGAATCCGCTGCTCTGTTAACTGAATAGCTCAACATCAAAAAGCAAAAAGGCTCTAGTCTTTCGTCGGGGACGCCTAGTCTAGAGCCTTCTTAAATATGGCAGGGGTGGAGAGATTCGAAAGCTTCGCCCCAACACGCACTGTTTTGGTGAATCGGGGAATCCGCTGCTCTGTTAACTGAATTGCTCAACATCAAAAAGCAAAAAGGCTCTAGTCTTTCGTCGGGGACGCCTAGTCTAGAGCCTTCTTAAATATGGCAGGGGTGGAGAGATTCGAAAGCTTCGCCCCAACACGCACTGTTTTTGGTGAATCGGGGAATCCGCTGCTCTGTTAACAGAATAGCTCAACATCAAAAAAGCAAAAGGCTCTAGTCTTTGACTAGAGCCTTCTTAAATATGGCAGGGGTGGAGAGATTCGAACTCCCAACACGCGGATTTGGAATCCGCTGCTCTGCCAATTGGAGCTACACCCCTGTTGTTCGTGTTTAATGAGACGACTCTCAGAATAAAGTGGCGGAGCGGACGGGACTCGAACCCGCGACCCCCGGCGTGACAGGCCGGTATTCTAACCAACTGAACTACCGCTCCGCACTGGTTAGACTCTAAGTCTAAGCTTTTGCCTTTAGATTTTTTTAAAATCTAAAAACGAAATGTAAGCCTGGCGATGTCCTACTCTCACATGGGGAAGCCCCACACTACCATCGGCGCTAATTCGTTTCACTTCTGAGTTCGGCATGGAATCAGGTGGGTCCAAATCGCTATGGTCGCCAAGCAAATTCTTTAATCTGGAAAGCTGTTATTGTGTTCTCTACACATTCAATCTGTTCTTGCTTTGAGTCCATCAAAACCCTTTGGGTGTTGTATGGTTAAGCCTCACGGGCAATTAGTACAGGTTAGCTCAACGCCTCACAACGCTTACACACCCTGCCTATCAACGTTCTAGTCTCGAACAACCCTTTAGGACTCTCAAGGAGTCAGGGAAGACTCATCTCAGGGCTCGCTTCCCGCTTAGATGCTTTCAGCGGTTATCGATTCCGAACTTAGCTACCGGGCAATGCGTCTGGCGACACAACCCGAACACCAGAGGTTCGTCCACTCCGGTCCTCTCGTACTAGGAGCAGCCCCCTTCAATCTTCCAACGCCCACGGCAGATAGGGACCGAACTGTCTCACGACGTTCTAAACCCAGCTCGCGTACCACTTTAAATGGCGAACAGCCATACCCTTGGGACCGACTTCAGCCCCAGGATGTGATGAGCCGACATCGAGGTGCCAAACACCGCCGTCGATATGAACTCTTGGGCGGTATCAGCCTGTTATCCCCGGAGTACCTTTTATCCGTTGAGCGATGGCCCTTCCATTCAGAACCACCGGATCACTATGACCTGCTTTCGCACCTGCTCGAATTGTCATTCTCGCAGTCAAGCGGGCTTATGCCATTGCACTAACCTCACGATGTCCAACCGTGATTAGCCCACCTTCGTGCTCCTCCGTTACTCTTTGGGAGGAGACCGCCCCAGTCAAACTACCCACCAGGCACTGTCCTCAACCCGGATAACGGGTCTAAGTTAGAACATCAACACTACAAGGGTGGTATTTCAAGGACGGCTCCAACGATACTGGCGTACCGTCTTCAAAGCCTCCCACCTATCCTACACATGTAGGGTCAATGTTCAGTGCCAAGCTGTAGTAAAGGTTCACGGGGTCTTTCCGTCTAGCCGCGGGTACACTGCATCTTCACAGCGATTTCAATTTCACTGAGTCTCGGGTGGAGACAGCGTGGCCATCATTACGCCATTCGTGCAGGTCGGAACTTACCCGACAAGGAATTTCGCTACCTTAGGACCGTTATAGTTACGGCCGCCGTTTACCGGGGCTTCGATCAAGAGCTTCGTCCAAAGACTAACCCCATCAATTAACCTTCCGGCACCGGGCAGGCGTCACACCGTATACGTCATCTTACGATTTTGCACAGTGCTGTGTTTTTAATAAACAGTTGCAGCCACCTGGTATCTGCGACTCTCAATAGCTCCATCCGCAAGGGACTTCACCGTCAAGAGCGTACCTTCTCCCGAAGTTACGGTACCATTTTGCCTAGTTCCTTCACCCGAGTTCTCTCAAGCGCCTTGGTATTCTCTACCCGACCACCTGTGTCGGTTTGGGGTACGATTCCAACTTATCTGAAGCTTAGAGGCTTTTCCTGGAAGCATGGCATCAATGACTTCACACCCGTAGGTGCTCGACATCGTGTCTCAGCCTTAAAGAGAGCCGGATTTACCTAACTCTCAAGCCTACGCACTTGAACCTGGACAACCGTCGCCAGGCCCACCTAGCCTTCTCCGTCCCCCCATCGCAATAAGTTGAAGTACGGGAATATTAACCCGTTTCCCATCGACTACGCCTTTCGGCCTCGCCTTAGGGGTCGACTTACCCTGCCCCGATTAACGTTGGACAGGAACCCTTGGTCTTCCGGCGAGGAGGTTTTTCACCCCCTTTATCGTTACTCATGTCAGCATTCGCACTTCTGATACCTCCAGCAAGCTTTACAACTCACCTTCAACGGCTTACAGAACGCTCCCCTACCCAATACATAAAATGCATTGCCGCAGCTTCGGTTTATAGCTTAGCCCCGTTACATCTTCCGCGCAGGCCGACTCGACTAGTGAGCTATTACGCTTTCTTTAAATGATGGCTGCTTCTAAGCCAACATCCTAGCTGTCTAAGCCTTCCCACATCGTTTCCCACTTAGCTATAATTTGGGACCTTAGCTGGCGGTCTGGGTTGTTTCCCTCTCCACGACGGACGTTAGCACCCGCCGTGTGTCTCCCGGATAGTACTTACTGGTATTCGGAGTTTGCAAAGGGTTGGTAAGTCGGGATGACCCCCTAGCCTTAACAGTGCTCTACCCCCAGTAGTATTCGTCCGAGGCTCTACCTAAATAGATTTCGGGGAGAACCAGCTATCTCCAGGTTTGATTGGCCTTTCACCCCTAGCCACAAGTCATCCGCTAATTTTTCAACATTAGTCGGTTCGGTCCTCCAGTTGATGTTACTCAACCTTCAACCTGCCCATGGCTAGATCACCTGGTTTCGGGTCTATATCCAGCAACTCGACGCCCAGTTAAGACTCGATTTCTCTACGGCTCCCCTAGATGGTTAACCTTGCTACTGAATATAAGTCGCTGACCCATTATACAAAAGGTACGCAGTCACAGGACAAAGCCTGCTCCTACTGCTTGTACGTACACGGTTTCAGGTTCTATTTCACTCCCCTCACAGGGGTTCTTTTCGCCTTTCCCTCACGGTACTGGTTCACTATCGGTCAGTCAGTAGTATTTAGCCTTGGAGGATGGTCCCCCCATATTCAGACAGGATATCACGTGTCCCGCCCTACTCGATTTCACTGATGATGAGATGTCGGTTACGGGGCTATCACCCTGTATCGCGGCACTTTCCAGAGCCTTCACCTGTCTCATTAAAAGCTTAAGGGCTAGTCCAATTTCGCTCGCCGCTACTTTCGGAATCTCGGTTGATTTCTTTTCCTCGGGGTACTTAGATGTTTCAGTTCCCCCGGTTCGCCCTGTTAACCTATGTATTCAGTTAACAGTACTAGCTTATGCTAGTGGGTTTCCCCATTCAGAAATCCCAGACTCAAATGGTTGTTACTACCTAATCTGGGCTTATCGCAAGTTACTACGTCTTTCATCGCCTCTGACTGCCAAGGCATCCACCGTGTACGCTTAGTCACTTAACCATACAACCCCAAAGGGTCTTTGTTAAACAACCAAAGTTGTCTCCAATTTTTTAAACATGATGGAGACACGATTTTGCCGGACTCAAATATTAAACATCACAATAAATTGTGGTGTTTCCAAGAACACTTGAATGTGTGTTGGTACCTATTCAAAAGAATAGGATTTGAGAACTTTTAATTGAATAACAACGCATCTCAAAGAGATGGGGATTGTTGTTATTCGTCAGCTTTCCAAATTGTTAAAGAGCAAATCACCTCAATGAGGTAACCATTTTTAAACACACTCATAAGAATGCTTAAAGATGGTATCCCGTAGGGGAGTCGAACCCCTGTTACCGCCGTGAAAGGGCGGTGTCCTAGGCCTCTAGACGAACGGGACACTGAATTTCCGAGAAGGAAATTGGTGGAGCTAATCGGGATCGAACCGATGACCTCTTCGCTGCCAGCGAAGCGCTCTCCCAGCTGAGCTATAGCCCCATTTTAAGCTCTAATTAGACGTATCAATCTGTGTGGACACTCTTATTTGTCTCCGCTTTAAAAAACAGAAACAAACGCGATAATCATCGTATAAGGAGGTGATCCAGCCCCAGGTTCCCCTAGGGCTACCTTGTTACGACTTCACCCCAGTCATGAACCACAAAGT
The sequence above is drawn from the Vibrio sinaloensis genome and encodes:
- the iscR gene encoding Fe-S cluster assembly transcriptional regulator IscR; the protein is MRLTSKGRYAVTAMLDVALHSQQTPVPLADISERQGISLSYLEQLFSKLRKAGLVTSVRGPGGGYRLGEDAHSIAIGTVIAAVDESVDATKCNGKGDCQGGSRCLTHTLWRDLSSRISDFLNNITLGELMKDNEVLEISDRQDLELVVNNGFANKNTHTAPIGVNVRS
- the hscA gene encoding Fe-S protein assembly chaperone HscA; amino-acid sequence: MALLQIAEPGQSSAPHEHKLAVGIDLGTTNSLVASVRSGDANTLKDEQGQSLLPSVVNYSEQSSIVGEAAKAKAETDPDNTIISVKRLLGRSLSDIQARYPNLPYQFTTSDNGLPVIQTAAGAKNPIEVSADILRALSQRAEQTLGGELAGAVITVPAYFDDAQRAGTKDAAKLAGLHVLRLLNEPTAAAIAYGLDSGQEGVIAVYDLGGGTFDISILRLSKGVFEVLATGGDSALGGDDFDHLLADYLVEKSAVATPLTSEQHRVVLNVATKTKIAFSQQDEVDVDVLGWSGKVSRQEFEALIRPLVKKTLMSCRRALKDAEVDTEEVLEVVMVGGSTRTLLVREMVGEFFGRTPLTSINPDEVVAIGAGIQADILVGNKPDSEMLLLDVIPLSLGIETMGGLVEKIVPRNTTIPVARAQEFTTFKDGQTAMSVHVVQGEREMVDDCRSLARFSLKGIPAMAAGAAHIRVTYQVDADGLLSVTAMEKSTGVQSEIQVKPSYGLSDDEVANMLRDSMTHAKQDMQARALAEQRVEADRVIEGLLAAMQADGDDLLSDQERTELLKAIEALIELRNGDDADAIEQGIKDTDKASQDFASRRMDKSIRAALAGQSVNDI
- the iscU gene encoding Fe-S cluster assembly scaffold IscU, with the translated sequence MAYSEKVIDHYENPRNVGSFDKEDPSVGSGMVGAPACGDVMKLQIKVTPEGIIEDAKFKTYGCGSAIASSSLVTEWVKGKSIDDAAAIKNSEIAEELELPPVKVHCSILAEDAIKAAVADYKKKHQ
- the hscB gene encoding co-chaperone HscB, whose protein sequence is MNYFELFGLPRQFSLDGSLLSSQFRQLQMQFHPDKFASASERDRLMAVQKAAQINDAYQTLKNPISRAEYLLAEHGVEIRGEQQTMQDPMFLMQQMELREELESIASSADPETALFDFEAKVSKMFKQQLADVEHDLDQADWSQAADRVRKLKFIAKLKHEIELVEEKLLG
- the suhB gene encoding inositol-1-monophosphatase, whose amino-acid sequence is MHPMLNIAIRAARKAGNHIAKSLENAEKIESTQKGTNDFVTNVDKEAETIIIDTIKASYPDHSIVAEENGVIEGKDSDVQWIIDPLDGTTNFVKGLPHFSVSIAVRIKGKTEVACVYDPMLNELFTAQRGAGAQLNNARIRVKQLKDLQGTVLATGFPYKQKQHSESYFKIMSSLFVDCADFRRTGSAALDLCYLAASRVDGFFELGLKPWDIAAGELIAREAGAIVTDFAGGTEYMKSGNVVASSARGVKSILKTIRENGNEAILK
- a CDS encoding IscS subfamily cysteine desulfurase, which encodes MKLPIYLDYSATCPVDPRVAEKMVQYMTMDGTFGNPASRSHRYGWQAEEAVDTAREQIADLLNADPREIVFTSGATESDNLAIKGAAHFYSKKGKHIITCKTEHKAVLDPCRQLEREGFEVTYLEPESNGLIDLNKLKDAMREDTVLVSIMHVNNEIGVIQDIASIGELCRENKIVFHVDAAQSAGKLPIDVQEMKVDLISLSAHKAYGPKGIGALYVRRKPRIRLEAQMHGGGHERGFRSGTLPTHQIVGMGEAFRIAKEDMQKDFEHALALRNRLLDGVKDLEAVTVNGDLEQRVPHNLNVSFAFVEGESLLMSLKDLAVSSGSACTSASLEPSYVLRALGLDDELAHSSVRFSFGRFTTEEEIDYAIEQIRTAVIKLRDMSPLWDMYKEGIDLSTVEWAHH
- the iscA gene encoding iron-sulfur cluster assembly protein IscA yields the protein MAITMTEAAASRVKSFLDNRGKGIGLRLGVKTTGCSGMAYVLEFVDELNEEDQVFEHEGVKVIIDQKSLVYLDGTELDYVKEGLNEGFEFNNPNAKSECGCGESFNV
- the trmJ gene encoding tRNA (cytosine(32)/uridine(32)-2'-O)-methyltransferase TrmJ, coding for MLDNVKVVLVGTSHSGNIGSAARAMKVMGLSNLVLVDPQCQVDEQALALASGAADIAQNATVVASLADAVADCSLVVGSSARSRTLDWPMLEPRACGVKFVEEGQNSPVALVFGRERTGLTNEELQTCHYHVCIPANPEYSSLNLAMAVQTLSYEVRIAYLDHQQRQYAPSEPVEYPRHKDLELFFQHLEKVAKKTQFISEEQPGKVMNKLRRLFSRARPEAQELNILRGVLTAIEKRLADK